One Anas platyrhynchos isolate ZD024472 breed Pekin duck chromosome 2, IASCAAS_PekinDuck_T2T, whole genome shotgun sequence DNA segment encodes these proteins:
- the LOC140001791 gene encoding feather beta keratin-like has product MLSCAKALLPRRHSGTSIKAGPAPRTLTHSSQRLLHCNQRGTLHTTDMSCYNLCNPCGPTPLANSCNEPCVRQCEDSHVAIQPSTVVVTLPGPILSSFPQNTAVGSSASAAVGSNLSAQGVPVSGGGFGGFGLGGLGGYGLGGLGCFSGRRACYPC; this is encoded by the exons ATGCTGTCATGCGCAAAGGCTCTCTTGCCCCGCAGGCACTCGGGGACCAGCATAAAAGCCGGCCCTGCTCCTCGCACTCTCACACACTCCTCCCAACGCCTTCTCCACTGCAACCAACGAG GCACCCTCCACACCACAGACATGTCCTGCTACAACCTCTGCAACCCCTGCGGACCCACCCCACTGGCTAAcagctgcaacgagccctgTGTCAGGCAGTGCGAGGACTCTCACGTCGCCATCCAGCCTTCCACCGTGGTGGTCACCCTGCCAggacccatcctcagctccttcccccagaacacCGCCGTTGGATCCTCCGCATCAGCTGCCGTGGGCAGCAACCTCAGCGCCCAGGGAGTGCCCGTCTCTGGAGGCGGCTTCGGAGGCTTTGGCCTGGGAGGCTTGGGAGGCTATGGCTTGGGAGGCCTGGGCTGCTTCTCTGGCAGAAGAGCCTGCTACCCCTGCTAA
- the LOC113842948 gene encoding feather beta keratin-like: MLSCAKSFLPQRHSRTSIKAGPARSTLTQSSRHLLPCDQQGTLHTTDMSCYDICRPCGPTPLANSCNEPCVRQCEDSRVVIQPPAVLVTLPGPILSSFPQNTAVGSSASAAVGSNLSAQGVPVSGGGFGGFGLGGFGFGGLGCINGGRACYPC, translated from the exons ATGCTGTCATGCGCAAAGAGTTTCTTGCCCCAAAGGCACTCAAGGACCAGCATAAAAGCCGGCCCTGCTCGTAGCACCCTCACACAATCCTCCCGACACCTTCTCCCCTGCGACCAACAAG GCACCCTCCACACCACAGACATGTCCTGCTACGACATCTGCCGCCCCTGCGGACCCACCCCGCTGGCTAAcagctgcaacgagccctgTGTCAGGCAGTGCGAGGACTCCCGCGTCGTCATCCAGCCTCCTGCCGTGCTGGTCACCCTGCCAggacccatcctcagctccttcccccagaacacCGCCGTTGGATCCTCCGCATCAGCTGCCGTGGGCAGCAACCTCAGCGCCCAGGGAGTGCCCGTCTCTGGAGGCGGCTTTGGAGGCTTTGGCCTTGGAGGCTTTGGCTTCGGaggcctgggctgcatcaacggCGGAAGAGCCTGCTACCCCTGCTAA
- the LOC113841435 gene encoding feather beta keratin-like, with protein MLSCAKGFLPQRHSKTSIKAVPARSTLTHSSSGLLPCDQQGTLHNTDMSCYNLCNPCGPTPLANSCNEPCVRQCEDSRVVIQPPAVLVTLPGPILSSFPQNTAVGSSASAAVGSNLSAQGVPVSGGGFGGFGLGGFGLGGYGLGGLGCFSGRRACYPC; from the exons ATGCTGTCATGCGCAAAGGGTTTCTTGCCCCAAAGGCACTCAAAGACCAGCATAAAAGCTGTCCCTGCGCGTAGCACCCTCACACACTCCTCCAGTGGCCTTCTCCCTTGCGACCAACAAG GCACCCTCCACAACACAGACATGTCCTGCTACAACCTCTGCAACCCCTGTGGACCCACCCCGCTGGCTAAcagctgcaacgagccctgTGTCAGGCAGTGCGAGGACTCCCGCGTCGTCATCCAGCCTCCTGCCGTGCTGGTCACCCTGCCAggacccatcctcagctccttcccccagaacacCGCCGTTGGATCCTCTGCATCAGCTGCCGTGGGCAGCAACCTCAGCGCCCAGGGAGTGCCCGTCTCTGGAGGCGGCTTCGGAGGCTTTGGCCTGGGAGGCTTTGGCCTTGGAGGCTATGGCTTGGGAGGCCTGGGCTGCTTCTCTGGCAGAAGAGCCTGCTACCCCTGCTAA
- the LOC119716021 gene encoding feather beta keratin-like, which translates to MSCYNLCNPCGPTPLANSCNEPCVRQCEDSRVVIQPPAVLVTLPGPILSSFPQNTAVGSSASAAVGSNLSAQGVPVSGGGFGGFGLGGFGFGGLGCINGGRACYPC; encoded by the coding sequence ATGTCCTGCTACAACCTCTGCAACCCCTGCGGACCCACCCCGCTGGCTAAcagctgcaacgagccctgTGTCAGGCAGTGCGAGGACTCCCGCGTCGTCATCCAGCCTCCTGCCGTGCTGGTCACCCTGCCAggacccatcctcagctccttcccccagaacacCGCCGTTGGATCCTCCGCATCAGCTGCCGTGGGCAGCAACCTCAGCGCCCAGGGAGTGCCCGTCTCTGGAGGCGGCTTCGGAGGCTTTGGCCTTGGAGGCTTTGGCTTCGGaggcctgggctgcatcaacggCGGAAGAGCCTGCTACCCCTGCTAA
- the LOC119716181 gene encoding feather beta keratin-like isoform X2 translates to MSCYDICRPCGPTPLANSCNEPCVRQCEDSRVVIQPPAVLVTLPGPILSSFPQNTAVGSSASAAVGSNLSAQGVPVSGGGFGGFGLGGFGFGGLGCINGGRACYPC, encoded by the coding sequence ATGTCCTGCTACGACATCTGCCGCCCCTGCGGACCCACCCCGCTGGCTAAcagctgcaacgagccctgTGTCAGGCAGTGCGAGGACTCCCGCGTCGTCATCCAGCCTCCTGCCGTGCTGGTCACCCTGCCAggacccatcctcagctccttcccccagaacacCGCCGTTGGATCCTCCGCATCAGCTGCCGTGGGCAGCAACCTCAGCGCCCAGGGAGTGCCCGTCTCTGGAGGCGGCTTCGGAGGCTTCGGCCTTGGAGGCTTTGGCTTCGGaggcctgggctgcatcaacggCGGAAGAGCCTGCTACCCCTGCTAA